GTTTGAAATAACCCCGATATGTGCTGGTTTACACCCTGCAGTTTTCTACGGGcgttgtgttttttgttcaacACGGACAGTTTGCTTTAGTGATGGTGTGGCCGGTCAGCACAATCCATATTTCTTATTTAATTATCGCTCCGTGTCATCGATGCAGATTTTAACACGTTAACATGTTTTGCAGGTATTCACACACATTATGTTTTCAGTGTACTGGCTAAATTTTGTAATCATCTATTGGACATGCACACAAATGAAGCAATACACTTTTCCCAGCAAAGTCGTATTGGATTTCCCCTTCGTTACGCATCCGCTGTTGAACTCCAGACTCGAGTGATTCATGCTTTGATTCATGCCCAGCCCTTCGGTGTCCTTTCCCTGCAGTTCGGCGTGGTTTACTGGCGTTGTGTATTGTGCAAGAAGCTCTGGACTGGAAGGAAAGCTTGGCATGCACAGCGCTGGCATGCACAGTGTGGGTTGGTGCTTCTGCATCAGAGTTGAGCTGAGCAGGGGAGGGAGAGTGGACTGGAGGCGGAGAGACAATTTTAGGTGGAACATGCCTCTCCCTAACAGAAACTGTCTGGAGAAGCGAGACCTGCGCTCTTATGTTTTTTGCACTAGCGCAATCTCTATGCTGATTTTATAGctctgtggtgtgtttctttttattaacaCAGCTACTGGTCTCCAGTTAATGAACCCAAGTCTCAAAGCGACCTGCTGGCAATCAGGCAGAGGAAACGTGGGCAAGTTTCATATCCGAGCAGAAGTGTTTGTACCCTGCCAGGGTCCATCAACACCAGCAAAACTAACCCCAGCTCCATGTGTGCAAATGCATGTGTACCAGGAGGTAGGAATCCGTCGCTTTTACAAGCAAGAGCATCACTTTAAAAAGCACCATCGAACCCAGTGCAAAAGCAAATCGCACTACGATGAAATGAATATAAAAGCAATATAATACTCGGAACAAGAGTAGACCTGTCCCTATCGGAGGAGTTTCgtggctgtttatttttttaatgactgttTTATTTGCAGTGTATTACTCCAGTAGTTGTTGCCCTTGAGCTTGCTTCACAATAGGAGccgattgggtgtttgttttttttttgaatgcGAGTAAATATTTGGGCGCAGTAAAAGCCAGGTTAGCCCCTTCTCCTGGGTGGTGCTGGAAGCTCCTGTGCTCCGTGGGAGCGGGCCTGCTCTGTTGAAGCAGCATTAAGCCTGGGCCTGGCCTGCAGTTCCATCCGTTCCTCCACTCCCCAGGCTGGGAGCAGTTTGTTTCCAGGTTGGAAGTGTGGGCCCCGGGCCCCTGGGGTTCCCAGGCCTGGCCTGCAGGATCGATGTCAGGTTCCAGGGTGGCTGCTAATGCAAATGCACAAGGCAGTGCTGTGAGGCACATCCTGTTTGCAGCACAGCTCCCCCTGCAGTGATCccctcgctcgctcgctctcaaCTCTTAAAGGGTCAGGCTCTTCAAAACCCACCATGCAGGTTCATaataatttagattttatttgCCAGGGACAGCTATAACATTGCCATGTAAAGGTGAGGTTTGTTCAATTTAGTCAAACACTGTATTACTGCCAGGCATGAAAACGttcttttcttaaaaataaatacatgtattctgTCTTCACCATATTGCATACCGAATTGGACCAGATTAAATATTTAAGCGATACGTTGTCAGACTTCACGGCTTCTGTTTCCCTGATGTTAATTTATTCTCTTTTTTTCAGTGtgcgtttgttttttaaattaagcttttttttttagatgcccAAAAAAAGATTCTCCGGGATATAAAAAATCAAGTAATAAAAGTTGTGGCTGAAGAGTGGTGGATTCTCTCTGGCTTTTCCAAAGAGGGGTGGTGTCGAGGCGTCCTGAGAACAGCACAGatcaaataacagcacagatggGAGTCGCAGTGCGTGCTGTTCCTCTATTACAGTGAACTGCACCCTGAGCTGGGGTACGGAAACACAAAATAAGTGCTAGTCTTCAGTGCTTACACGATAAACACCAATCAAACCAGAACCACGACAACCACCAGAAAGTCGTTCCTTATTAAACCCTCTGTTTGAGCCAAGTTTACTTTAAACACTCCACCGTAACGCGGCCAGCGAATCCTTTTGTACACCACGCAGTGCAGTTGTAAGAGATGGGAAAGAGCTTCATGCTTCAGTTCAGAGTGGAAAAACAAGCCTCACCCGGATTGCTGGCACGTGGGCAAAGCAGGGAAGTTCTGCAATTACAGGCTGGGCTTGGCAGGACGGTGCGGGGGTGGAGGTGGGTATCGGCGTGCGGACCCCCTCGGGTCTGGAGCGGCCGGCCGGGGCAGGGATCAGCCAATCGGAAAGCTCTAACCAGACTTTTCCCAGGCTGCCCTTGGCACGCTACCCGCTTCACACCATTAAACCCAGCTTGCCCTGGAGGACAGCCAGGAACACAGATCACTGTTGCGCGGAGAGTGTTTGTTATTCTTGTAGAGATGTGACGGCCATAGGGAGGGCTGTTTCAGTTAACCGTACGAAGAAGTTCACAGTTTTGCTTTCCTGCTGTACAGATGTTGCATAAAGCTCTGTAGCAGTTTAAAATATGACTGCTTCGGATTTACTTCCCTTTTGCCAAAAGCACAGATTCGTATAGAAATCGCTTGTGAGCACAGTTTCAAAGAGCTTCCAAAAAAAGTTGGAGCTTTTGAGGCTCGTTTACAAAATCTTAACGCAGGTTTTTAAATGACTGCGTTGCGCTAAATCTACAATTACTGTTCTGAACTCAGTCTATTTCAAGTCTGTAAGATCCCTGCACCCTCTGCCTAGTTTCTGGGTCTGAGAAAGGGTGCAGCTGGGGCTGGACTGAAGGGGTTAATGTGTTTTTGGAGtttggcgagagagagagagaatggggaTCTAATTACAAATGATGGTTGATTGCTCTCCGCAGGCTCCCCAGgctgtttttctttctctccaATTCTTTTTAATAGGAACACTGAGTAAGTAATTACTCCAACGTGCCTGCTTGGGACAGAGAGGGAAAAGGTTATGTGAAAGAGTTTCTCTGTGcctagaaagaaaacaaatggggGTGCTTATTATTTCTAGTGAGtgggagaggaaaaaaaaactaacatttaGATGCTTAAAAAAAAGAGCGACTCAGTAAAATCGTAGTGGATCCACACtaactctctcccctctctccctgcagcCCGTGACATGGTGAATAATCGCTCCGCGGAGTCCCAGGCGGTGGCTGTGGCCGGCGGGGGCTCTCCCCCCAAGTCCTGCGCGGGCTGCGGGGGGAAGATCGCTGACCGCTTTCTGCTCTACTCCATGGAGCGCTACTGGCACACGCGCTGCCTCAAGTGCTCCTGCTGCCAGGCTCAGCTCGGCGAGATCGGCACCTCCTGCTACAGCAAGGGAGGCATGATCCTCTGCAGGAACGACTACATACGGTACGGGGGGGGGGGCACTAGCCTTTTTTACTAGCCTTTTATATTATTACAGTGACCTGATGCCAGGGGATTGAAGAATCGGGCCTCTGGTAAATCTGTTCTGATCTGATCGACACTTGTCAAGGCATGAGTAATTCACAGCAGAGTCTCCTTCGGGTTTACTAACAGGAGTCGTTCATGCAGCGATAAGTGTggaacagtttatttaacatcacgctCCAGGCTCTTGGATCATTTAAATACGCTTAGTAGAGTTGTGGgggaggggagtgtgtgtgtgtcgccacttgcacacagacagacagggtgtGTCGGGCAGGGCTACAGTGTAGGCACAGGTGGGCGTCCCAATGGAGAGCTGCTGTTTGCTTGggtgtgtttgtttcagtgtctgtgtataaagTGGGTGTGAGAGACGGAGGAAGCCAGGGGACTCGAATGAGAGATTGAGCAAGGCAGATAAGCAGTGATCTTGCAATGACTGCAGGACCACTGAACGCTCGAGACGTGTCTGTTTAAAAGCAGCCTCGAAGCGGCTGCGGTTCGATGCTTCGTTTGGATTGATTTGAATCTACTGCTTAagtcaagtgtgtgtgtgtatagaagaGTTTTTAAACAAAGGCAGATGTACTCCCCCTCGGAATGCATTTCAATGTCCCCGCCCCCTCTGTTCTAGTTAGTTTGAAAGCTCTGCAGTACAGACTATAGCGTCGAGCCGTTGAGGAGGTTTCGATGATCTCCACAGAGCTGGTGTGAACTGTACGTGGTCCACACCTGCTATATTAATACCCTGGAGATGGGGACGGTGAGGGGAGCACTGTGACACGGCCACAGCAGGGAAATTCATTTCGTTAGGTTGAAGTGTGTGGGACAGGCAAGAGTTCAAAGCCTCCgaaatattatctttttttaaagcacGGGGCGGGTTCTGGGCGAGGATCGGATGTCGGTTTGACAGATCTGTGTTTTATAACGGTAATTTTAACCAACCAGTCCCTTTTGAAGGCCACGTATCCAGCGTTCTCTAACAGTGCAAGTGTTGAAGATAGTACATCTCCAGGGGGAGGCCCTGCTCTGTCAATGCAGACGGCTGCTACCTTTTACTCCAGCCTCTGTGCAGCGTGTGTGCTGCTGAGGAGGTAAAAAgccctttatatttatttaaccttGCAGAGTGTGGGCAGCTGAACTCTGAGCACTGTCGTCTGTTTGTAGAGATGCAACAACACACGGATTGAATGGTGCTTGTTTTAATTGAGGCTTGCAAAGCCATGACGAGGAAGATTTGGATGAATTGCCCTGGCTGACTGTCTGAAACCTCACTTAGCAAGCTGCTAGACTAAAGCTGTTCTGTATTTGATCTGTGATGAGAAATCGCAGAATCTCTAATACATGTAATATATTGCTATGAGTAATAATAATCCCATACATGCTTTGAGTTTTATTTGAAGTCTGAAGATGCTTTGATTATCGCCAATAACCTGACCTGCAATCGATTTTAGGGAATAATTTGCATGTGTTGCTGCCTCTgtcttccaggacccccttgtaaatgcaTTCTCATCTTGCTGGTGGAATTGAATTGCTCAAGCCccaagctgtgtgtgtgtacatagatCTAGTGTATATGTAAATGACTGTGTATTAAATATGTAGAATATATTTGATCAAAAGGGTACGGCTTCATTTTAAATTGCTCTCCGTTGACGTTTTTGAGTCGGATTAAAAGGACAAACATTAATTAGTGAGAACAgtgtttctcctctctctctctggcgtCCGTTACTAAATTACTGTTTGAACTAAGATCACAATTTCATTACATTGAGAGACGGGTTTAAGAGAGGCAATTACCAGCCCCAGTAATAGCCAGCGTCCCCTTTATTGTATTGCAGTAAGACCTGTAATACTCCCTTCTTGTAACGGAGTGAGGGCGTGTGATGGAGAGTGACTCTCGTCCTGTTCCCCTACAGGTTATTCGGACACAGCGGAGCGTGCAGTGCTTGTGGTCAGTCCATCCCGGCCAGTGAGATGGTGATGAGGGCACAGGGCAACGTCTACCACCTCAAGGTCTGTCTCCCTACCTCTCTGCTGTTATTActgcatgataaaaaaaaacgaaGTTCCCAGATTAAAACCATCAAAGAATATGAAAGAACCCAATTGAGAGTACAGTATATACCTCTCTGTATAACCCTAGTGTGtacgtttttaaataaaataccttttatcAAAAGGGATTCCTGATCCATATGGTTAATGTTATTCAACTTCTGATATTGTATATTCTATTAAAtcaataataagattttaaatGGGTTCCAGCTGTGTTGTGAGCACCCAGCTTTTGAGGTGCTGCAGATCACAGCGTGGCCCGATCCCCAGCGTCCAGGGTAACGCAGTGTCCCGTCCCCGCTCTGTCCCACAGTGTTTCATGTGCGCCACGTGCAGGAACAGGCTGGTCCCAGGGGACCGGTTCCACTACGTCAACGGAACCATCTTCTGTGAGCACGATCGGCCCAGTGCAGCCCTGCTGAACAGCCACCTCCCACCACCGCAGAGCAACACCATGCTGCCCGACCAGAAGgtacccagagagagagagagtgagtgcgAGCGGGCTCGTTCACCGTTCTTCCAGGAGGGGGGTGCGAGACCTGGTTTATAGTGCTGACAGGATTTATGTTAAGCACTTCCATTTTCCCTTCTGATGTTTTGGAATAGTGAGTCTGCACCATGTGGGAGGTCCATGCAGAGTCCTCAAACACTgaaggctctgtgtgtgtgtgtgtgtgtgtgtgtgtgtgtgtgtgtctatgtagcGTCTCTGTTACAATGCTGCTCCAGCGCTTTGCTAGCTGATGAGAACGTGTAACACTTTAAAACTCATCTTGTAGGAGGAGAAGTACAGTCATTTACAATCTGTTCTGACTGCTGTCTTAGCTTTGACTTCCCAGGTCGGTGGACTAATCCACTGGAAAGGAGCCGAGTGGTAaatgtgtttcatttgtttttgcagGTGTGTTGAAGAGCTGGAGAGGTCTGTGCCTTTGTGCCTTTTTGTCCCCCTGTgtcaagtctctctctctctctctcctcttttttttttttttcttgtcgtTCTCTCATCACTTtatttttgaaatttaaaaaaaaaaagacaaactaaaaaatatatatgaatcagCTTGAAAGAAATACTTGCTTCACAGTTTTGGGGAGAAACACCAGCTCCCCAGAAGAGGAATCCTCTTTGGAAACGCAGGACAGTGATCTCGCAGCAGGAAGGGAGGGGTGACGGGCTGGGCTGGTCCACACCTGTTCACACCGCCAGTCCGACGGCCGGTCTGGATCCCGCTGCTTCGGACAGTGACCTGAACTCTGACAGACCCTGAGCTCCTTCTCCTGGAACGCGCCCTGCCCAGCATAACGACTCCCCTGCTGTCAGTCCTGCGTGTTCATTTCAAGCTGCTCCCCGTCTCCTCCCAGCAGCAGCTCATTTCATTCAAGCAGGTGTGAAGTCATGTAAGATGCGTGGTCTACTCTCACTGCTGTGCTGTTCCTCCATCACCCTGATAGTGGAGGGATGAACACACGAGAGCCAGGGCGGGTGCAGGGGTTCCCCAAACTCTCTTTATTCCCCCCCACATCTGCGGTCTCCGTTAAACCCATCCTGCCCCTGTAACGCTCCATGCAAAACTGtgcctgggggaaaaaaaaaaaaagcataaacacttgggtgttctctgtgtgttaagagcaaattttaaaagaaaaaaaatatttctgtaaatattttttaaagtattgtgCATTCTATTGTAGAATTTTATTGTCATCGTGTAGAATCCGTTTTCCAAGTggaactgaaataataataaaaaatgttactttattaaagtgaaaacattattattgcaAAAAGCGTGGCCTGTGCAAGTATTCCTGGTCCTCACTCCTAGCTGCTCCCAGGATAGAAATATTTGTATTAAGATGGACAAGAAGAGTGAAACGCTATCTTCTGCAAGTCGtcaaggctggtttcacagaactaCTTACTGCTCCCTTCAGAAAGGCTGGCCAGGATTAGCGCTGTCTTTGCAGAAGTGCCTGGTGCTGAAAAGGTTTAAGCGTTCGGACGCTCACTGTCTCAAACTAAGAAAAGTTTCCATTGCAAAATAAAGCAATGCCATCTCTTCACCCTGAGAGACACATGCTGGCAGCTCTGAAAGAGTTTTACATTCTTCCATTCCAGTTGCTAACAgtcaagtttattttagtactgGCAGAAAAAGTTCAActagtgtatgtgtatgtgtatatatatatatatgtaatgtatgGATACTGTAACCCTGTGCAAGCCCAGAATAAGTGACAGACAGAGCCACGTTGATTAAGGTTTCTATGTATATCAATGTGTCATACAAAAAACATGAGCTGTCATGCTTTAGATAACTAAAATCAGGCAGGAAGCACAATAAAACAAAGTACCACCACAAGGCAGAACTCTGTGAGACTGAGCTGTTCTGCACTGCTTCATTGAAGCGGGTCATCTtactgtgttaaaacagaacTCCAGTCAGCATTAGAGATCTGGATCAGCGCAATGTCATTTGATGAAACCTCATGCAAGAGCATGGACCAGGTTTTTACCAGACTGAAAATCCTGCACCctaacttcaaaaaaaaaaaaaaaaaaaaaaaagcattataacAGATTCACAGATAGGACACTTAACCTGGTACAATTAAACACACAGCGACTGAAGGGGAGAGATATATAGATTTAACACAACAGCGTTCACCTGGACGTGCTCCCGCGTGAAGAGGCGTTTGTTCAGATAGGTGTTACATTTCCCTCAATTATTCCACATTTAACATTTAGAAAAGTACTGGGCACACTCATTAACGAATGCAAATGATCATTATTGCAATTATCTTCATATCTtgataagcattttttttttttttttttacaacccgAATCCCATAGCCCTGCATGTTACACTTCGCATTCGAAACCAATCAAAGCCTCATCTGCATATTGCTAATTAGCTGAGCATATTCAATTGCCAATTAGCGGGGTCTCACAAATGGATTCTCAGCTACAGGCTTCATAGCTCGATCAAAAAGTTTACAGTTACATCCATCCACAGCTCCTGTCACGGAATATTTGATGCTCCCTAATTAATCAAATTAACACATGCAAATGAGTGCAACTGCCTCAGGCTCCCTTACCTCACGCCGTGTGAAGGAAAGGGATATTTTTAACACTGCCCCTCCCCTGCTGCACCCTTCAACCCACTCCGTCCTGGGACACCCTGTGGGTGTCAGCTATACCAACACACAGCATTTCAGGAAACAAAAAGTTCAAGCCAGGTTACGATTATGATGAGGTTGCACAATGCGCTGGTGAGACCGCACTCTTGGGTGCTTACAGAAAAGAGCATTGCCGCTCTGGAGAGAGTCTAGCGAGGAGCAACACCCAGACTGGTCTCAGGACTGAAAGGTAGGTGTTAGACAGAGCAGGGAGGTAGGTGGACAGGCTGAAGGAACTGCATCTATTTAGCTTGCAACAAGGAAGGGTTAaggcagattttaaaaaaa
This portion of the Acipenser ruthenus chromosome 31, fAciRut3.2 maternal haplotype, whole genome shotgun sequence genome encodes:
- the LOC117396850 gene encoding LIM domain transcription factor LMO4.1-like isoform X1; this encodes MCANACVPGARDMVNNRSAESQAVAVAGGGSPPKSCAGCGGKIADRFLLYSMERYWHTRCLKCSCCQAQLGEIGTSCYSKGGMILCRNDYIRLFGHSGACSACGQSIPASEMVMRAQGNVYHLKCFMCATCRNRLVPGDRFHYVNGTIFCEHDRPSAALLNSHLPPPQSNTMLPDQKVPRERESVLKSWRGLCLCAFLSPCVKSLSLSLLFFFFFLSFSHHFIFEI
- the LOC117396850 gene encoding LIM domain transcription factor LMO4.1-like isoform X3, translated to MCANACVPGARDMVNNRSAESQAVAVAGGGSPPKSCAGCGGKIADRFLLYSMERYWHTRCLKCSCCQAQLGEIGTSCYSKGGMILCRNDYIRLFGHSGACSACGQSIPASEMVMRAQGNVYHLKCFMCATCRNRLVPGDRFHYVNGTIFCEHDRPSAALLNSHLPPPQSNTMLPDQKVC
- the LOC117396850 gene encoding LIM domain transcription factor LMO4.1-like isoform X2 — protein: MVNNRSAESQAVAVAGGGSPPKSCAGCGGKIADRFLLYSMERYWHTRCLKCSCCQAQLGEIGTSCYSKGGMILCRNDYIRLFGHSGACSACGQSIPASEMVMRAQGNVYHLKCFMCATCRNRLVPGDRFHYVNGTIFCEHDRPSAALLNSHLPPPQSNTMLPDQKVPRERESVLKSWRGLCLCAFLSPCVKSLSLSLLFFFFFLSFSHHFIFEI